The region CAGTCTACATACCTTTCCTTGATGTTCTTGtagctctgaaaaacacatAACAGCACAATTGTGATAagatgtatacatgtataaacaTACTCAGTAGAGACCATTATGAGAGACAGGTTATAATAAGTGAAAAACAAGAGCCAGGCAAAtaaaagtgatgtaattttaaCAGTAAGCAAATACGAATGAaggtactgtaatgtacaggtaactgtcaaaataaaggaaacgctTGAATAAATGAAGGATGCAAAGAATATTGAAAGCAGgagcttccacacaggtgtgactCCTGAGATAATTAAGCAATGAACATCCCAGCATTCTCACGGTTGTGTATAAATATGCTGGGCAGGTTTTGTTGATCATTAATTTTGCTACCATGTGGCTGGAAGATTGCTCATCAACTCTGAATCAAATGACTGCAAATCTAGAGAGTGAACAGGCAGTTTAATCCATCTGTCTTGAACTTTGTAGCAGTTGCCTGCATGTGGTGTGCAGTGTCATTGCTATTACAGAGGACACAATGGTGAAAGACAATTATGTGGGGGAAATTAGGCCTTCTGTAAATTATACAGGACGTGTCCTACTCTGCAGTGGTGATGTTTTCTATTGACTTTCTGGTGACatcagtttttcacaaaattcaaaaatataaaaaaaaatatgtgatgacattttaaaatgagcagatGAATCTCTATGAACACCTGCACCCTGAGTTTGATACTGTCACAGTAGGCTATTGGTGCAGAATAAGGGAACACAGCCAAATATTGTGAAAAACCACAAACCAGCATACTGAATTACAGAAAATCCAGCTCTTACCTGTAAAAAGGAGATGTCTTCAGTGTCCATGGCCTTCTCTATAGCTGTGATGTTGTCTGTAAGAGTGGAGATTTGTCCTGTGATGTTTTCTATCTTCTCCTTCATTATCTGACTCTTCTGCTCATCTTCCTCCCTCAGAGCAGCTAGTCTGGCTGCCTCCTCCTCTCGCAGGAACTGGTGGAGCTTCTCAAACTCTGCCtttatctgcctctctgtgtgctggacCTGACTCTGCAATTCAAACACACTATTTTAAACTTGAATAGTGTAACTATGTTTTGTTATGTAAGTGTGGCAGCCAGTGTGTTCGTTATGCCTGTCAAAATGaacataaaccaaaaataattattttctatttttgtgtaCCTAAACAGTATTCGTAATTGCTTTCCTTACCTTGATGTGTTCTGCTGTTTTCTTACATTCTTGTTCAACCTCAGTAAACCTCTTcaatttttctttaataagaTTAAGTGCAGGCTTGAGATCCTCCTGGAGTTAAATGAATCAGTTATCACTTACAGAAAGACATAAATCGCACAGTAATCTCCCTGCTGCAATACAAGTGAAAATCAGTACAGCTTATTAAGAACATTGGAAAAGTAGTCAGGAAAATAGCCCTGCTACAAATTAAGTAAAGATTAGTGAAACATACTTATAACACAGCATACAATGTTCTgtgatgcattttcaaaaaaaataaaccagtcaaattgtacagaatataggattaaaaaataacttttgctgggttgtaatttcatattttatagtaGACTGTAAGAAATGTTAAAGCacttataaaattgatttgacttGTTGGTACAAGAATTTTTTTGCGCATATGTATAGCTCTTGTCTCCACCAGTCATTGTGGATTTCTGTACTTCCTGGTTGTTGCTCAGTTCTCTCCCCAAGCAAATAACGGAGTATTTCACAGTTTTAACGGCTGTAAGCACACTTTCAGATACAGTGCTGCCTCTTCCTGCTTTTGCCTGATCAGCAGGTTTGTTCCTGTTGCGGCCTTTGCAAGTGGAAGTGGAGGCCAGACTGACTGTATTTACAAGACCTCACACCACAGCCGTCCGTCAGATCTGAATGTTTTACACAGAGACATTTTACACATATTTGATTGTgtcttgaaaatatgaaatacattatattGAAAATTAAATACCTTCAGCTCCAGTGCAGCCTCTTCCACTGGACAGACCgggtggtttctgtgtttttttgaagtctgacaGATGACACAGAGAGGCTCTTTGTCATGTTCGCAGAATAATAGAAGTTTCTCGCCATGAAGACTGCAGCGAGCAACACTCATGTTGgtagtttctctctcagtcttctgCTTTAAGTAGGACTCCACAATACTTCTTAAGGCCAGGTTTATAGGAGGATCCTTCATAGAGGCCTTGGTCCTACAGATGGGACATTCTCGAGAGCTCTTCTCTTCCCAGTACTGCTGCAGACATATTTTACAGAAGCTGTGGCTGCATTTCAGGAGAAcaggctctttaaaaatatcacaacatacAGAGCAACAGAGCTTGTCCTCAGGAATCAAAGCTTTAGCCTCCATTTTACAGACACCGTCTCTCAGTCTGAtagtttcactttcactttcacttttgcTGAAACTACAACAGAACACACCTCATGTCATTCAAAACTGGAACAAACTGGCTGATCAGGCTGGTTGTCTTCAGTCTTCTTGAACTCTCTCAAATACAGAGATGATAATGTGCCTGAACCGGCTGCTCTGGGGAATTTACAGGGTGCAGCCAGTAGTGTCCCcctggattaaataaaaatgcccaggcaaatttaatttatacagcacattcattcaggaacatttattttgcttgtttcaAGACATTGAAACAAGAATGCATAATCTGCACTCCTCTAAGAGCCCTTACTGGACAAACAGACACCACATTCCCAATAAAGGCATGTAGAGGCTAAGgagacattaaaatgaaaaggaatgaaatgagataattctacattttcaaaatatgtttgcaatAATTATCATTAAATTAATGCAAACTATTTAAAACCCCAACATTATAAAAAGCAAtagataaaatatgaataatttagtgcaagatgatggacaacaggacTGTTCTGAGCTTCTAAAGGAGGTGAAATTTGGGGCAGGTCTCAGGCCATCTGGGAGTTTATTCCAGCAGCGTGGGGTATGATGTCTAAAACCAGCTtcctcaatttctttttttttcagcttgggAACAATAAGTATACCAGTCCCAGATGACCAGAGAGGCCTGAATGGTTCATAGCTTAAAAACACTTTTGCTTTACAGACAAGCAGACTGATTTTTAAATCTATTCTGTGGTTCACCAATGTAGTGATCTAAGGACTGATGTAATGTGTTCTACTTTCGTAGTCTTCATCAGGATGAAGCCAATCCACATGATATACTGGCCCTTTCAGGTACCTATATTATTTTTGGATGGAGGCACTGATGAATTGTTAATATCTATaatctcacttgtaaaggcagCAAATCACATTTTGATGTAGGGGTAGGCTCGGGGGCGATTGATGCAGGGGGGGTTACTGGTCTGTCAACCGTGTAAAACAATATACGTgcactgtttgtgtttgctcaaGATTGTCTAGcatttctcaattttttttttcaaaaatatgtaccatttttatttaccaAATTCCATCCATCTTCCTGCATTCACTTTTCCACACATTCATTCCACTAAAATACATAACTTTCCAAGTCAGGCTTTGACTTACATACTGCAGCTTCAATGCACTGGCTTTTGGCAACACAATGACTTTGTGTCGTTGTGTTGACCGATTTCAAACCTGGATATTTGCTTAACTGGGCTACATTGCAATCTACATGGTCTTAGACCTAGTGCTTAGCGCTAACAACTGTGTTCATTGTCAGGGAGGTCCAACGTTCTGTCTGCAATTTAATCACAATCGGTgaaccccacacacaaacataaaaacaaaactggcatCTGAGCTGACTTTAACAAGCTCAGCTTCTCCAAAATCAGttgggttaaaataaaaaatctaaccacattgaaggcattattacacattttatcacAAGAAAAACCCACATaacaaaaattatgtattttcaacagaaaaagtGTCTCACACCACTTGAATTTTGTTATGTTGCAGAATTTTGTACATTGTCGAGCATCGTTGGACAGCCAGATGAAACACCGGAATTCATTGTCATGGAAACgccattattttcagtttatttgagTGACAGACTGCCTTCTTTTTCTGttagcataatttttttaacaaaagtagATATGAAATTAATTCCTGCCCTGTTTCTCTGTAATTTCAATAGGAGTTGCAATGTTTTCACAGATGTAAAAATCAGCAGTTTGGTGTCTCTTTACCATAGACAACAGAACCCTCTCCACAACCCTTTGCCAAAGTCTAAATGCAAAACGTTGTGcgacactttcatttttgttgcacGACACTTGTCGCAAGTTGGAGCTCACAATCTTCAGGCTAAATACTCCCTTTCTAGATTAGGTGGTTCTTTCAGAATAGGGTTGAAGAACTGGGTGTAGGCCAAAACAGACAGTGGGtttaacaaaatgcaatattattttttatcatataaCCATTGAACAACAAGTTTATAAAATGCTGTGGGAGGAGAATCAGGACCAGCCTACCATATGCCATTGCTGAGTGGTTTAAATCCGACTCCCCCCAAGATGCATTACGGAAATGTAAGCGCGGACAATCACGCCCACAAGCAATATTCAGGGGGaatttctccttctcttccccccACGTCAATAAAACGATTACACAAATTTTACCACCGGTGGGTTTCACTGCTGGACACCACTCGACCCCCACCGACACTGGACAAACATTACCCAATCAATTTGGGGTGTACAGGACATTGATAATCCCGTTAACTGGGAGGGATAACATGCATCAATCTGATCAGAGCGTATCATGTATTTAGCTTACCAgggcaacacaaaaacaaccaaaGTTCACCATTCGGCATTCCGGCGTGGGATGTTGGCGTCCCGCAGCAGTTGATTCTCCCCCCGCTCTGCCACCTACTCGTACGAGGCACTTTCATCAGCTCGACACTGCCTACCACACAGGTGCCACCAATGACCCAATACGGAGGTACACTTATTGAATAATACCACCTATTCAATAATTCAATTAACGCTACTGGGAT is a window of Anguilla rostrata isolate EN2019 unplaced genomic scaffold, ASM1855537v3 scaf0084, whole genome shotgun sequence DNA encoding:
- the LOC135246244 gene encoding zinc-binding protein A33-like; this encodes MEAKALIPEDKLCCSVCCDIFKEPVLLKCSHSFCKICLQQYWEEKSSRECPICRTKASMKDPPINLALRSIVESYLKQKTERETTNMSVARCSLHGEKLLLFCEHDKEPLCVICQTSKKHRNHPVCPVEEAALELKEDLKPALNLIKEKLKRFTEVEQECKKTAEHIKSQVQHTERQIKAEFEKLHQFLREEEAARLAALREEDEQKSQIMKEKIENITGQISTLTDNITAIEKAMDTEDISFLQSYKNIKERAQCTLQDPEVLSGALIDVAKHLGNLKFRVWEKMQEMVQYTPVVLDPNTVHTCVSLSDDLTTVRHTSTEQKYPDNPERFKPCVNVLGSEGFTSGKHSWEVKVGNKSDWTIGVVKESISRKGDITCSPGRGFWVLVLRNGDEYWASGAGLTLKRKPQSIRVQLDYDRGEVSFFNSSNMSLIYTFKDTFTERVFPYFSPYLKEDKNEGPLQICPVIISVKVTSNQ